Proteins from a genomic interval of Nostoc sp. TCL240-02:
- a CDS encoding nitrogen regulation protein NR(II) — MLLRRWTLRQQLTILSILFVGLSGMALWLGFQLFASLEGAVVAHNQRELASANTRLIKLFWEANSSQTGVVGKQLENISTEALANFSRVEGGFYLLQQDQLLGYAFPTHGGLIPKTDVPPAEREAILQLVRRATSQGLPQELVLRPKLDTLVLRADPLPLWGAVWTMKRSPRSEDSQQKILSLLVVFGILVVGVWTFAIALQLQWGVQRLQRSIQAMEANPTEQIPPLPAEMGLLGKAINTMQSRRQELEQRLYRVERLASLGQLVAGVAHEVRNPLASIRLNLQYIDRQLQKHGLQGLPIASLLEQVDRLEQLVRRLLYFDQNQQQETPVMISLGAIVEESVALLRLKAEEQNVELIDKAPGSLPEVPLRRRELGQVMVNLILNAIQASSEGGQVTIAVEPIKEHTAEKASFAWVIWVEDQGAGLSVTEQERIFDPFYSTKPEGTGLGLAISHEIITRNGGYIEVKSHPGWTRFSVYLPERGAE, encoded by the coding sequence ATGCTCCTCCGACGCTGGACTCTCCGACAGCAACTCACCATTTTATCGATTCTGTTCGTTGGCTTAAGCGGTATGGCGTTATGGCTCGGATTCCAGCTCTTCGCTAGCCTAGAAGGTGCCGTAGTTGCCCATAACCAACGCGAGCTAGCCAGCGCCAATACTCGACTGATCAAGCTATTTTGGGAAGCAAATTCTAGCCAAACAGGAGTAGTGGGAAAGCAGTTGGAGAATATTTCAACGGAAGCGTTAGCCAATTTTTCGCGGGTAGAAGGAGGATTCTATCTGCTTCAGCAAGACCAATTGCTGGGTTATGCTTTCCCAACGCATGGCGGACTTATTCCCAAAACTGATGTTCCTCCGGCAGAACGAGAGGCAATTTTGCAATTGGTGCGTCGAGCCACCAGCCAGGGTCTCCCGCAAGAACTGGTGCTGCGTCCAAAGCTAGACACTTTGGTACTAAGAGCCGATCCCCTACCCCTCTGGGGAGCCGTATGGACGATGAAACGCTCGCCCCGCAGCGAAGATAGCCAGCAAAAAATTCTCAGTTTGCTTGTGGTCTTCGGCATTCTCGTTGTGGGCGTATGGACGTTTGCGATCGCGCTTCAGCTTCAGTGGGGCGTACAGCGACTCCAACGCAGCATTCAAGCAATGGAAGCAAATCCAACGGAACAAATTCCACCGCTACCCGCCGAGATGGGATTGCTGGGCAAAGCCATTAATACGATGCAGTCGCGTCGGCAAGAGTTAGAGCAGCGCTTATATCGTGTAGAGCGGCTGGCTTCTTTGGGACAGCTTGTGGCGGGAGTTGCCCACGAAGTCCGCAATCCACTTGCCAGCATCCGACTTAATCTACAATACATTGATCGTCAACTGCAAAAGCATGGGCTGCAAGGTTTACCGATCGCCAGTCTGTTAGAGCAAGTCGATCGCTTAGAACAACTTGTGCGGCGACTGCTGTATTTTGACCAGAACCAGCAGCAAGAAACCCCAGTGATGATTTCATTAGGGGCGATCGTCGAAGAATCGGTTGCTCTCTTACGCCTGAAAGCCGAAGAGCAAAACGTTGAATTGATTGATAAAGCGCCTGGTTCACTGCCAGAAGTTCCCCTACGCCGCCGCGAGTTAGGTCAGGTGATGGTCAATCTTATTCTGAATGCGATTCAAGCAAGTTCAGAAGGCGGGCAGGTTACGATTGCCGTCGAGCCGATCAAGGAACACACAGCCGAAAAAGCATCCTTTGCCTGGGTTATTTGGGTCGAAGACCAGGGAGCAGGATTGTCTGTGACAGAGCAGGAGCGAATCTTTGATCCGTTCTACTCCACCAAACCGGAAGGCACTGGGCTAGGACTGGCGATCAGCCACGAAATTATTACCCGCAACGGTGGCTACATTGAGGTGAAATCGCACCCCGGATGGACGCGGTTTAGCGTTTATTTACCAGAGCGAGGAGCAGAGTGA
- a CDS encoding sigma-54 dependent transcriptional regulator, with protein MAKILIIDDEKALRQAIAQILQDEGYEILEAADGEQGLKLLASDRPDLVFLDLKMPKTQGMTVLKQLDQKLFEFPVIVMTAYGTSRTAIEAMQLGAYDYLTKPFDLDELVSLTQRALAHHQVDIDQVGQSDLQSVGHPEELLGRSPAMQSIFKLIGRVAPGNTTVLITGESGTGKELVASTLHAASPRSKGSLVKVNCAALPEHLLEAELFGHEKGAFTGANHLRIGRFEQANGGTIFLDEVGELSPVIQGKLLRVLQDHSFERLGSNQTRMVDVRIIAATNRNLEQMVRSNQFREDLYYRFNVVRIELPPLRGRPEDLDQLTQHFLSILALRRGLKQLAMTKAAMTKLRSSPFPGNVRELQNTLERAAVLSGGRTILPEHLIFSQETQSKEQDTETREQGNKGIQKL; from the coding sequence ATGGCTAAGATTCTGATTATTGATGACGAAAAAGCCCTCCGACAGGCGATCGCCCAAATTCTCCAGGATGAAGGCTACGAAATTCTGGAAGCAGCTGATGGTGAGCAAGGGTTGAAGCTATTGGCGAGTGATCGTCCCGATCTAGTGTTCTTGGACTTGAAGATGCCCAAGACTCAGGGAATGACTGTGCTCAAGCAGTTAGACCAAAAGCTGTTTGAGTTTCCTGTGATTGTAATGACGGCGTATGGCACGAGCCGCACCGCGATTGAGGCAATGCAGTTAGGCGCTTACGATTATCTCACGAAGCCCTTTGATCTGGACGAGTTGGTGAGCCTGACGCAACGCGCTTTAGCCCACCATCAAGTAGACATCGATCAAGTCGGGCAATCAGATTTACAAAGCGTGGGACACCCGGAGGAACTGTTGGGACGATCACCCGCCATGCAGTCTATCTTTAAGTTGATTGGTCGCGTCGCACCCGGAAATACAACGGTGCTAATCACAGGCGAGTCAGGGACGGGAAAAGAGTTAGTCGCTTCAACCCTCCATGCTGCCAGTCCCCGCAGTAAAGGATCACTTGTAAAAGTCAACTGTGCTGCCCTGCCGGAGCATTTGCTAGAAGCAGAACTCTTTGGGCATGAAAAAGGAGCATTTACCGGAGCCAATCACTTGCGGATTGGGCGTTTTGAACAGGCAAATGGCGGCACAATTTTTCTAGATGAAGTGGGGGAATTAAGCCCTGTGATTCAAGGCAAACTGCTGCGCGTGTTGCAAGATCATTCGTTTGAACGCTTGGGCAGCAACCAAACCCGTATGGTAGATGTGCGAATCATTGCTGCCACGAATCGCAATTTAGAACAGATGGTGCGATCAAACCAGTTTCGGGAAGACCTTTACTACCGCTTCAATGTTGTGCGAATTGAACTACCACCTTTGCGTGGTCGCCCCGAAGATTTAGACCAACTGACTCAGCACTTTCTAAGCATACTGGCACTGCGTCGCGGTTTAAAGCAACTGGCGATGACCAAAGCTGCAATGACTAAGCTGAGAAGTTCCCCCTTTCCGGGCAATGTTCGGGAGTTACAAAACACGTTAGAGCGTGCTGCCGTTCTCTCTGGAGGGCGAACCATCCTCCCAGAGCATCTCATTTTTAGCCAGGAAACCCAAAGCAAAGAGCAAGACACGGAGACAAGGGAACAAGGAAACAAGGGAATACAGAAACTTTAA
- a CDS encoding RNA polymerase subunit sigma-54, which produces MPFSTPSLETHLETQAVLYPTLRYLVRLLPMDHRRVRNQLQEEAKYNPFLLHRSATNHREALLEDVLPEWYTPAAPEPNLQVHLAGQISALSLPLRQQEALIYLTHWLSPSGYLEDSPETWAGGSQWNAEELAEVVPVLQSLDPPGIGARSLQECLLLQLRDQPHCLATILVQNHLEAIADCVGKSAQATLKCQALLQLLQQANPHISLHDLKTAIQQIQALEPRPARNFSHSPAPIITPDLKAEPQINGWQLSLAYEVNRDVCLNQEAIALLTKSNRKSREVQRLESLLQKAHSILTALNQWQENLLKVGQFLCDHQSAFLESKDSLDLVPTPQQMVAQAVGLSNATVSRIVQQRHLLINGHSSKIVPLKSLCTSVRVGGRTSQQVQQLIQQLIQAELPTEPYTDDQLAQLLKLRFGLAIARRTVVKYRQLAGIEGSFQRKLNNPKISQH; this is translated from the coding sequence ATGCCCTTCTCAACCCCATCTCTAGAAACACATCTCGAAACGCAAGCCGTTTTATACCCGACGTTGCGCTATCTGGTGCGCCTGTTGCCGATGGATCACCGCCGCGTCAGAAACCAGCTTCAGGAAGAGGCAAAATACAATCCATTTTTGCTACATCGATCAGCGACAAATCATCGAGAAGCCCTGCTAGAGGACGTTTTACCGGAATGGTACACGCCTGCTGCACCAGAGCCTAATTTACAAGTACACCTCGCCGGACAAATTTCTGCCCTGAGTCTACCGCTTAGGCAGCAGGAAGCACTCATTTATTTAACTCACTGGCTGTCACCATCCGGTTATCTGGAAGACTCGCCTGAGACGTGGGCAGGCGGAAGCCAATGGAATGCTGAAGAATTGGCAGAGGTTGTGCCTGTGCTGCAAAGCCTCGATCCACCAGGAATTGGGGCGCGATCGCTGCAAGAATGTCTGTTGCTACAGTTGCGCGATCAACCTCATTGTTTAGCCACTATTCTCGTGCAAAACCACCTGGAAGCGATCGCAGATTGCGTTGGAAAATCCGCACAAGCAACACTTAAGTGTCAGGCATTATTGCAATTGCTCCAGCAAGCTAACCCACATATCAGTCTCCATGATTTAAAAACGGCAATTCAGCAAATTCAAGCACTAGAACCCAGACCTGCGAGAAACTTCAGCCATAGTCCTGCGCCGATCATCACGCCTGATTTGAAAGCAGAACCACAAATAAACGGTTGGCAATTATCGCTGGCGTATGAAGTGAATCGTGATGTTTGCCTGAATCAAGAGGCGATTGCTTTATTAACCAAATCTAACCGCAAATCCCGTGAAGTTCAGCGTTTAGAATCCCTCTTGCAGAAAGCTCATAGCATCTTGACTGCACTGAATCAATGGCAGGAAAATTTGCTTAAAGTCGGACAATTTTTGTGCGATCACCAAAGCGCTTTTCTAGAAAGCAAAGACAGTCTAGATTTAGTGCCCACTCCCCAGCAAATGGTCGCGCAGGCAGTCGGCTTGTCGAATGCTACCGTGAGCCGCATTGTGCAGCAACGACATCTTTTAATCAACGGACACTCCAGTAAAATCGTGCCGCTAAAATCTCTCTGTACGTCCGTTCGGGTCGGCGGACGCACTTCACAGCAAGTGCAGCAGTTGATTCAACAATTGATTCAAGCAGAGTTACCAACAGAACCCTACACCGACGATCAATTAGCGCAATTACTGAAATTGCGCTTTGGTTTGGCGATCGCTCGTCGCACAGTCGTTAAATATCGCCAACTGGCAGGTATCGAAGGCTCTTTTCAACGCAAGTTAAACAATCCAAAAATAAGTCAGCACTAA
- a CDS encoding anion transporter, producing the protein MMILRYLVVVLTYVGLGLGYLPGLRMNRATIALVGAAALMALGVLDLKAAWSALDYKTLVFLFGMMVIGANLATAGFFQLSLDYLMRYVRSPFGLIVVLTFGSGVLSALFLNDTIALILTPLVVGLTVSLKLNPIPYLLALAGATNIGSVATLGGNPQNILIGSFSGISYLDFAKALTPLAIVGLLIQIGLLWWLYPEVRSTKPTLKPEHLRYRVFKPLLTKSLLITAGLLIAFLMGIPTAEATLIAAGLLLVTRRVKPERILSKVDWDLLLMFSGLFILTEGVQKLGLLDGFARFVHDPLSILGVTALLSNLVSNVPAVLLLHHLLPHPDPRTWLLLAAASTLAGNLTLLGSVANLIVAEAVAKQGYRLTFWEHLRFGVPLTLMTLVLTYFWIV; encoded by the coding sequence ATGATGATTCTGCGCTATCTCGTCGTGGTTCTAACCTATGTCGGTTTGGGACTGGGCTACCTGCCGGGACTGCGAATGAACCGGGCAACCATCGCCCTAGTTGGTGCTGCCGCCCTGATGGCGCTGGGTGTGCTGGATCTCAAAGCAGCTTGGAGCGCGCTCGACTACAAAACCCTGGTGTTTTTGTTCGGCATGATGGTGATCGGCGCTAATCTGGCAACGGCTGGGTTCTTCCAACTGTCACTGGATTACCTGATGCGCTATGTCCGCAGTCCGTTTGGGCTAATCGTGGTGCTAACCTTTGGCAGCGGTGTGCTGTCTGCCCTGTTTTTGAATGACACGATCGCCCTAATCTTGACACCGCTAGTTGTGGGTTTAACGGTTTCCCTCAAGCTCAACCCGATTCCTTATCTCTTAGCGTTAGCAGGTGCAACCAATATTGGCTCTGTCGCTACTCTTGGTGGCAATCCCCAGAACATCCTGATTGGCTCGTTTTCGGGCATTAGCTACCTGGATTTTGCCAAAGCGCTGACACCCCTAGCGATTGTGGGATTGCTGATCCAAATTGGCTTGCTATGGTGGCTGTATCCAGAGGTGCGCTCGACGAAACCCACTTTGAAGCCGGAACATTTGCGCTACCGCGTGTTTAAGCCCTTACTCACGAAAAGCTTATTGATTACAGCCGGACTACTGATTGCCTTTTTAATGGGCATTCCCACTGCTGAAGCCACACTGATTGCCGCAGGTTTATTGCTGGTAACGCGGCGCGTCAAGCCAGAACGAATTTTATCAAAAGTGGATTGGGATTTGCTGCTCATGTTCTCTGGGCTATTTATTTTAACGGAGGGAGTGCAAAAACTCGGCTTGTTAGATGGCTTTGCTCGGTTTGTGCACGATCCACTCAGCATTTTGGGTGTAACTGCGCTCTTGTCAAATTTGGTGTCGAATGTACCAGCCGTGCTGTTGCTACATCATCTGCTTCCACATCCCGATCCTCGCACTTGGCTGCTACTCGCTGCCGCATCAACATTAGCAGGCAACCTAACGCTGCTCGGATCAGTGGCAAACCTGATTGTGGCAGAAGCTGTTGCCAAGCAAGGGTATCGCCTCACCTTTTGGGAACATTTGCGATTTGGAGTACCACTGACACTCATGACTTTAGTGCTGACTTATTTTTGGATTGTTTAA
- a CDS encoding MFS transporter, producing MPAVEQSENRKPSRTSLRSLDALNVFLADVRDGVGPYLSVYLKSSQSWEPAQIGLVLSASTIATVLAQTPVGALVDNLRQKRLLIMIAAIAVSIGCIAIVLFPTLPVVVASQVLIGIAAAIFPPAIAAITLGLVGHKRLDRRIGRNETFNHAGNLLAATLAGLIGQFVTAKGIFFLVAAMAIGSSLSALRIRGREIDHELARGAADDEEPSAPGHHLAGLQQLFRDARIRYFAIAVVLFHFANAAMLPLVGQRLAEGKGLDPTVYMSACIIVAQLVMIPASSLTGRLTETGRKPIFLLAFAVLPIRGILYTLSNNPYFLVSVQILDGVAGGIFGVLSILMIADLTRGTGRFNLTQGMLNTAVGIGAGLSNLLAGVVVQRAGYNAGFLMLAAIAAVALAVFWLCVPETKSSQRQAVAQS from the coding sequence ATGCCAGCAGTTGAGCAGTCAGAAAACCGCAAACCGAGCCGTACCAGTTTACGATCGCTCGATGCTTTGAATGTATTTTTGGCAGATGTGCGAGATGGGGTGGGACCGTATCTCAGTGTGTATCTCAAGTCGTCGCAAAGTTGGGAACCTGCCCAAATTGGGTTGGTGCTTTCGGCTTCGACGATCGCCACTGTCCTCGCCCAAACCCCAGTAGGCGCGTTAGTTGACAATCTGCGGCAAAAGCGGCTGTTAATTATGATTGCCGCAATCGCAGTTTCCATCGGTTGCATTGCGATCGTACTGTTCCCTACACTGCCAGTCGTAGTTGCCAGTCAGGTTTTAATTGGGATTGCTGCTGCCATTTTTCCGCCCGCCATCGCCGCCATCACGCTGGGGTTAGTGGGGCACAAGCGCTTAGACCGTCGCATTGGGCGCAACGAAACGTTTAACCATGCTGGAAACCTATTAGCCGCAACATTAGCAGGCTTGATCGGACAGTTTGTCACCGCGAAGGGTATTTTCTTTTTAGTAGCAGCAATGGCGATCGGCAGTAGCCTTTCAGCTTTGCGAATTCGCGGACGCGAGATTGACCACGAGTTGGCGCGAGGCGCGGCAGATGACGAGGAACCTAGCGCACCTGGGCATCACCTTGCTGGGCTGCAACAATTGTTTCGTGATGCTCGCATTCGCTATTTTGCGATCGCCGTTGTTCTGTTCCACTTTGCCAATGCTGCCATGCTGCCGTTAGTCGGGCAACGCCTGGCAGAAGGAAAAGGCTTAGATCCCACCGTTTATATGTCTGCTTGCATTATTGTGGCGCAGTTAGTCATGATTCCCGCATCCAGTTTAACAGGTCGCCTGACCGAGACTGGACGTAAACCTATTTTCCTGCTTGCCTTCGCCGTATTGCCCATTCGGGGAATTCTTTATACACTCAGCAACAACCCCTACTTCTTGGTTTCAGTGCAAATCTTAGATGGTGTAGCGGGTGGCATTTTTGGCGTGCTGTCGATTCTGATGATTGCGGATTTGACACGAGGCACCGGACGGTTTAACTTGACCCAAGGAATGTTGAATACGGCTGTGGGCATTGGCGCAGGCTTAAGCAATCTACTGGCAGGTGTAGTGGTGCAACGAGCAGGATACAATGCTGGGTTTCTCATGCTGGCAGCGATCGCTGCTGTTGCTTTGGCTGTATTTTGGCTCTGTGTGCCCGAAACCAAGTCCAGCCAGCGTCAGGCTGTTGCCCAGTCATGA
- a CDS encoding COG4280 domain-containing protein, whose product MNVGIFVASLGSASVEFFETAAIAYAIFRSGYPREAIWGTITGLMGVGIVSALMGTGLQYIPIRILQVAIGLVLLWFGWGWYKKSILRQARHKRAGWITNPLESEGIALETKRNQFSQLNFLVMTKSAAIEALEVALVVITLGLASGTWIEAIAGAGLALLLTVAVVAMLHGYLLTVPDVWLKLSAGVMLLSYGTFWLAEGLGFASPLGEFALPILIGFYGGISLFAIRQLQTQ is encoded by the coding sequence ATGAATGTCGGAATTTTTGTCGCATCATTAGGCAGTGCCAGCGTCGAGTTTTTTGAGACAGCGGCGATCGCCTATGCCATCTTTCGGTCAGGCTATCCGCGAGAAGCCATTTGGGGGACAATCACTGGACTAATGGGAGTTGGCATTGTTTCAGCCTTAATGGGAACCGGACTTCAATATATTCCAATTCGGATCTTGCAAGTCGCGATCGGCTTGGTGCTGCTGTGGTTTGGTTGGGGTTGGTACAAAAAATCCATCTTGCGTCAAGCTCGGCATAAACGGGCAGGCTGGATCACAAATCCCCTGGAATCTGAAGGCATTGCATTGGAAACTAAACGCAATCAGTTCAGTCAGCTTAACTTTCTGGTGATGACGAAAAGTGCAGCGATCGAAGCATTGGAAGTAGCGCTGGTGGTGATAACGCTCGGTCTCGCGTCTGGAACGTGGATAGAGGCAATAGCGGGAGCGGGATTGGCGCTGTTATTAACGGTTGCAGTTGTCGCAATGCTGCATGGCTATCTGCTAACTGTCCCTGATGTCTGGCTGAAGTTGAGCGCAGGCGTGATGTTGCTGTCGTATGGCACCTTCTGGCTGGCGGAAGGACTGGGGTTTGCATCGCCGCTCGGGGAATTTGCCCTCCCGATCCTGATTGGGTTTTACGGAGGGATCAGCCTGTTCGCCATTCGCCAATTACAAACCCAATGA
- a CDS encoding ABC transporter ATP-binding protein yields MKANGSADGSILLKYVLLFGGIHAGLGLLGLLDRVLNRAYDLRQIIHLQRTYLARRQQEQDAQDISRLLFDCDRAKGGLDLIYKDSWHIVAGIVSVLIWQLKLAPAWIPALIMGTVPPVLIVFVFGRWIQKASSNILQLQSRIAASTSDLEKQALFKHQESFFRQSVKLELFMSSTDTVMEVAKWLCLLMLVLVNAVLHLELLPREVHPGDLVLFAMNMDSLSKPLGDTGRLYSKVRQTYPALVRVLQPQVMSEVTKSNI; encoded by the coding sequence ATGAAGGCAAACGGTTCTGCTGATGGCTCTATTTTGCTCAAGTACGTGTTGCTGTTTGGGGGCATCCATGCGGGCTTGGGTTTATTGGGGTTGCTTGATCGCGTCCTCAACCGGGCTTACGATTTGCGCCAAATCATTCACTTACAGCGCACCTATCTGGCGCGACGGCAGCAGGAGCAGGATGCTCAGGATATTTCGCGGCTGTTGTTTGATTGCGATCGTGCCAAAGGTGGACTCGACCTAATTTACAAAGACTCGTGGCATATTGTAGCGGGTATTGTGTCGGTGCTGATCTGGCAGTTAAAACTAGCTCCAGCCTGGATTCCGGCATTGATTATGGGCACTGTCCCCCCTGTACTCATTGTGTTTGTGTTTGGTCGTTGGATTCAAAAAGCCAGCAGCAATATTTTGCAGCTTCAGAGCCGGATTGCGGCTTCCACCAGTGATTTAGAAAAGCAAGCACTCTTCAAACATCAAGAGTCTTTTTTCCGCCAGTCGGTGAAACTGGAGTTGTTTATGTCCAGCACAGACACCGTGATGGAAGTGGCAAAGTGGCTATGTTTGTTGATGCTGGTGCTAGTCAACGCTGTCTTGCATCTAGAATTATTGCCGCGTGAAGTTCATCCCGGCGATCTGGTACTGTTTGCGATGAATATGGATAGTCTCTCCAAGCCATTGGGCGATACGGGCAGACTCTATAGCAAAGTGCGACAGACGTATCCGGCACTGGTGCGAGTGTTGCAGCCGCAGGTAATGTCTGAGGTCACTAAGTCCAACATCTGA
- a CDS encoding transposase family protein, with protein sequence MNASGGGRPEKLSTDEQVCLCLFYLRQMPTFLVLGMLFEVSKTEANDTFHYWIPILRDILPAGLLEQVSNNESDLLFVQEILTNFRLLVDSLEQPIYRDSDQKEQQKYFSGKKRQHTLKSLMIGIPEGKDIVEVEIGVPGPTADIKLFRQSQHKFDKSQPFSGDKGFQGGENITTPHKRKPKRELTQQQKDENKALSSNRIFIEHLIRLLKIFRIASQRFRLKLDTYEQIIFTVCGLVRLRIGSLILPT encoded by the coding sequence ATGAATGCATCTGGTGGTGGTCGTCCCGAAAAGTTATCAACCGACGAACAAGTATGTTTGTGCTTATTTTATCTAAGACAGATGCCAACTTTTCTTGTATTAGGAATGTTATTTGAGGTATCGAAGACAGAGGCTAACGATACTTTTCATTACTGGATACCAATCCTGCGAGACATTTTACCCGCTGGTTTATTAGAACAAGTATCAAATAATGAGAGTGATTTACTATTTGTTCAAGAAATATTAACCAATTTTCGGCTGTTAGTCGATAGTCTAGAACAACCAATATATAGGGATTCTGACCAAAAGGAACAACAAAAATATTTTTCTGGTAAGAAGAGGCAACATACATTAAAAAGTTTAATGATTGGGATACCAGAAGGTAAGGATATTGTAGAAGTAGAGATAGGCGTTCCTGGGCCAACAGCAGATATAAAATTGTTTCGTCAATCTCAGCACAAATTTGATAAATCTCAACCTTTTTCAGGTGATAAAGGGTTTCAAGGTGGCGAAAACATAACTACTCCTCATAAAAGAAAACCGAAGCGAGAATTAACTCAACAGCAAAAAGATGAAAACAAGGCTTTATCTAGTAATCGAATATTCATTGAACATTTAATTCGATTACTTAAAATATTTCGCATAGCTTCACAAAGATTTCGATTAAAGCTCGATACTTATGAACAAATTATTTTCACAGTATGTGGATTGGTTAGATTAAGAATAGGTAGCTTAATTTTGCCAACTTAA
- a CDS encoding DUF2997 domain-containing protein yields MERSILIHFDSATGEVRVEAEGFQGLTCLSVTQPFEEALGVVGESDRIYKEESARQIRNTNTHQQYQRQ; encoded by the coding sequence ATGGAACGTTCAATTTTGATTCATTTTGACTCGGCTACAGGTGAAGTTCGAGTCGAAGCAGAAGGTTTTCAGGGACTAACTTGTTTGTCAGTAACCCAGCCATTTGAAGAGGCGTTGGGAGTTGTGGGCGAAAGCGATCGCATCTACAAAGAAGAGTCAGCCCGACAAATCCGTAACACTAACACCCACCAACAGTATCAGCGCCAGTAG
- a CDS encoding transposase, whose protein sequence is MKAYSLDLRQKIVDAYACGDISQRKLAKNFGVTLSFVQNLLKRHRELGMIGPKVRTEQTATKLNAEQLEILRQLVIAQPDATLSELRERLYEKTEVLIGVATVNRMVRWKLHLNLKKKSPPHKKR, encoded by the coding sequence ATGAAAGCCTACTCTCTCGACTTGCGTCAAAAAATAGTTGATGCTTATGCCTGCGGTGACATTTCCCAACGAAAACTGGCTAAAAACTTTGGTGTCACCTTAAGTTTTGTGCAAAATTTACTCAAACGCCATCGAGAATTGGGGATGATAGGCCCCAAGGTGCGGACTGAGCAGACAGCAACAAAGTTGAATGCTGAACAGTTAGAAATCCTGCGCCAACTCGTCATAGCACAGCCCGATGCGACGTTAAGCGAATTGCGGGAACGACTTTACGAGAAAACAGAGGTCTTAATTGGGGTAGCTACGGTGAATCGGATGGTTCGCTGGAAACTTCACCTCAACCTCAAAAAAAAGTCTCCACCTCACAAAAAAAGGTAG
- a CDS encoding transposase, with the protein MNRELICPSSANVPAPCLALQAYAQKPNRKGKNVSVIGAISLKGLLTQWSGLGSIDALTFDAFIAQKLVPKLWPGAVVIMDNCSIHKSDELEALLIAAGAHLIYLPPYSPDFSPIENCWSKIKNILRRIGARTYPDLLQALDTAFAEVTIENLLGWFTHCCYCTSQD; encoded by the coding sequence ATGAATCGGGAGTTAATCTGTCCTTCATCCGCAAATGTGCCCGCGCCTTGCCTGGCCCTTCAGGCCTATGCTCAAAAGCCCAACCGCAAAGGGAAAAATGTCTCGGTAATTGGTGCAATTAGCTTGAAAGGACTGCTCACCCAATGGAGTGGCTTAGGTTCTATCGATGCTTTGACTTTTGATGCCTTCATCGCCCAAAAGCTCGTACCCAAACTTTGGCCTGGTGCAGTGGTGATCATGGATAACTGCTCAATCCATAAAAGTGATGAACTTGAAGCTTTGCTCATCGCTGCTGGCGCTCATCTCATTTATCTCCCCCCCTATTCTCCCGATTTTTCACCGATTGAGAATTGTTGGTCCAAGATTAAGAACATTCTCCGTCGCATCGGTGCAAGGACATACCCTGATTTACTCCAGGCATTAGATACGGCATTCGCAGAAGTGACAATAGAGAATTTGCTGGGTTGGTTTACTCACTGCTGCTACTGTACCTCACAAGACTGA